Proteins from one Dysgonomonas sp. HDW5A genomic window:
- a CDS encoding DUF6249 domain-containing protein, giving the protein MQNVLVPIFVVGIITLGIYRLFELFVRRKERMSIIDKLQNNVDPSVFANKFSLPLLNRPEVKLPSSWPLRASLLLVGVGLGLLVGFFMEFSLTSSMQPAFASYDWNVQNNISDSVAIIYLASVSLFGGLGLLAAYLIEQKNEKKHKE; this is encoded by the coding sequence ATGCAAAATGTATTAGTCCCTATTTTTGTTGTCGGTATTATTACCTTAGGTATATACCGTTTATTTGAATTATTTGTCCGCCGGAAAGAAAGAATGTCTATCATCGATAAATTGCAAAATAACGTCGATCCTTCGGTCTTTGCCAATAAATTCAGCCTGCCGTTGTTGAATAGACCGGAAGTAAAACTGCCTTCATCTTGGCCGCTTCGAGCCAGTTTATTGTTGGTTGGAGTGGGGCTGGGGCTTCTTGTCGGTTTCTTTATGGAATTTTCGCTTACAAGTTCTATGCAGCCTGCATTTGCGAGTTATGACTGGAATGTTCAGAATAATATTTCCGATTCGGTGGCTATAATCTATCTGGCAAGCGTTTCATTATTTGGCGGATTGGGCTTATTAGCGGCTTATCTTATAGAGCAAAAGAACGAAAAAAAGCATAAAGAGTAA